In Tenebrio molitor chromosome 6, icTenMoli1.1, whole genome shotgun sequence, one genomic interval encodes:
- the eIF2Bdelta gene encoding translation initiation factor eIF2B subunit delta: MEKNKGTTVAPKKNADGLTKKERRALKVQEKAKQEQPGEVKKGQQQQEQQSKKAQKTSASEVPKAPNSQLSEKEQRRLEWEKKLAEQKGESGEKTENLSKAQLRAKRRDQQEAQRLAKTNVKPEQKPQEKVIEVKKLPPTVKKIEKKKPIDANRLQIVNHLYSDVPSENKIVNYKNVHPAFVKLGVQYRSKKILGSNTRCRALLLAVKCLINDLQTPPKQEFCRYLESTLKSCVDYLHMCRPLAVSMTNALRHFKNGLHQAESLEDSIKKETLLGNIDTYVADDIDKAGEAISLTVNKKINTGDVILTYGCSSLITRILKDAHEAGKQFQVIIVDGRPFLEGRQMLKRLVQIGINCSYVQINAISYVMSLATTVLLGAHALLTNGYVKSRIGTAQVALVAQAHNKPVLVCCETYKFSEQVLTDSFVYNELGDSDALLSMDTLEESSPLISSRADANLQILNLLYDVTPPDLITAVVTEFAILPCSSAPVVLRIKSEFK, translated from the exons atggaaaaaaacaaGGGAACCACCGTTGCACCCAAAA AAAATGCTGACGGTTTAACTAAAAAAGAACGTCGCGCTTTAAAAGTGCAAGAAAAAGCCAAACAAGAACAACCCGGTGAAGTTAAAAAAGGCCAACAGCAACAAGAGCAGCAGTCAAAAAAGGCTCAAAAGACTTCCGCATCGGAAGTACCCAAGGCTCCAAACAGTCAGCTATCAGAGAAAGAACAGAGAAGGTTAGAATGGGAGAAGAAATTAGCGGAACAAAAGGGCGAATCAGGGGAAAAAACCGAAAATCTAAGTAAAGCCCAGCTCCGCGCCAAGCGTCGCGATCAACAAGAAGCGCAGAGACTTGCCAAGACTAATGTAAAACCAGAGCAAAAACCTCAAGAGAAAGTCATTGAAGTTAAAAAACTACCACCaactgtgaaaaaaattgaaaaaaagaaaccaaTTGACGCCAACAGACTTCAAATTGTGAATCATTTGTATTCAGATGTCCCAtctgaaaacaaaattgttaattataaGAATGTCCATCCTGCTTTTGTCAAGTTAGGTGTACAGTACcgctctaagaaaattttaggATCGAACACTAGGTGTCGCGCACTCTTATTAGCAGTCAAGTGCCTAATTAATGACCTCCAAACGCCCCCAAAACAAGAATTCTGCAGATATCTGGAATCTACACTTAAGTCATGTGTGGATTACTTGCATATGTGTCGTCCTCTGGCGGTGTCCATGACTAACGCGTTAAgacatttcaaaaatggaCTGCATCAGGCTGAATCCTTAGAAGATAGTATTAAAAAAGAGACTCTCTTAGGCAACATCGATACGTACGTCGCCGACGACATTGACAAAGCTGGAGAAGCGATCAGTTTGACcgtcaacaaaaaaatcaatacggGTGACGTAATTCTGACTTACGGATG TTCATCGTTGATAACAAGAATTCTTAAAGACGCGCACGAGGCCGGGAAACAATTTCAAGTGATCATAGTCGACGGTAGGCCCTTCTTGGAGGGCCGTCAGATGCTCAAACGGCTAGTTCAGATCGGCATCAATTGCAGTTACGTCCAAATCAATGCCATAAGTTACGTCATGAGTCTCGCGACCACAGTGCTACTAGGTGCACATGCGCTCTTGACCAACGGATACGTCAAGTCTCGCATCGGCACCGCACAAGTGGCCCTGGTTGCGCAGGCCCACAACAAACCGGTCCTGGTTTGTTGCGAAACTTACAAATTTAGCGAGCAAGTCCTCACCGACTCCTTCGTTTACAACGAACTAG GCGATTCAGACGCGCTGCTCTCGATGGATACGCTTGAAGAAAGCAGTCCTCTCATCTCTTCTCGTGCAGATGCCAATTTACAAATCCTCAACTTGTTGTATGATGTCACACCGCCGGATTTGATCACCGCTGTTGTCACCGAATTTGCTATTTTGCCTTGTTCTAGTGCCCCTGTTGTTTTAAGAATTAAAAGTGAATTTAAGTGA